From Mycobacterium lacus, one genomic window encodes:
- a CDS encoding YrhB domain-containing protein: MIVDSAIVETEEAWYFPYDAVAFVVDGDISAALAGNVPVKVPRDGSALTWDDR; the protein is encoded by the coding sequence ATGATCGTCGATTCGGCGATCGTGGAAACAGAGGAAGCATGGTATTTTCCGTACGACGCGGTCGCGTTCGTGGTAGATGGAGATATTTCTGCTGCCTTGGCGGGAAATGTGCCAGTGAAGGTGCCGAGAGACGGGAGCGCTCTCACCTGGGACGACCGGTGA
- the istB gene encoding IS21-like element helper ATPase IstB — MGICDPALRNALRTLKLSGMLDALDARLAQTRNGDFGHLEFLQALCEDEIARRESAALTRRIRRAKFEEQATFESFDFSANPKLPAAILRDLAALRWLDAGESVILYGPVGVGKTHVAQALGHAVARRGGDVRFAKTSRMLADLAGGHADRSWGQRIREYTKPLVLILDDFAMREHTTMHADDLYELINERAVSGKPLILTSNRAPNDWYGLFPNPVVAESLLDRIINSSYQILMDGPSYRPRKRPGRSVS; from the coding sequence ATGGGTATTTGTGACCCCGCGCTGCGCAACGCGCTGCGCACTCTGAAACTGTCGGGCATGCTTGACGCCCTCGACGCCCGGCTAGCCCAGACCCGCAACGGCGACTTCGGGCACCTCGAATTCCTGCAAGCACTGTGCGAGGACGAGATCGCCCGCCGCGAATCGGCCGCCCTGACACGGCGCATCCGCCGCGCGAAGTTCGAAGAACAAGCCACCTTCGAATCCTTCGACTTCTCCGCCAACCCGAAACTGCCCGCCGCCATACTGCGCGACCTGGCCGCGCTGCGCTGGCTCGACGCCGGCGAGTCGGTCATCCTCTACGGACCCGTTGGGGTAGGCAAAACCCATGTGGCACAAGCACTCGGGCATGCTGTAGCCCGACGCGGCGGCGACGTCCGTTTCGCCAAAACCTCTCGGATGCTCGCCGACCTCGCCGGCGGGCACGCCGACCGCAGTTGGGGCCAACGCATCCGCGAATACACCAAACCGCTCGTGTTGATTCTTGATGATTTTGCGATGCGCGAGCACACGACCATGCACGCCGACGACCTCTACGAGCTAATCAACGAACGCGCGGTCAGCGGCAAGCCGCTGATCTTGACCTCCAACCGCGCCCCCAACGACTGGTACGGCCTATTCCCGAACCCGGTCGTCGCCGAATCGCTACTCGACAGGATCATCAACAGCAGCTACCAGATCCTCATGGACGGACCCAGCTACCGGCCCCGCAAACGGCCCGGACGCAGCGTCAGCTAG
- a CDS encoding TNT domain-containing protein (This protein contains a domain related to Tuberculosis Necrotizing Toxin, which is the C-terminal effector domain of outer membrane channel protein CpnT, and which has a lethal NAD+-glycohydrolase activity.), which produces MAPLAVDPAALDGAGAAVVAAGEGLGSVIAALTSGLAGCAGMAGDDAAGVVFGRAYDRSAAALFEAMVVTRNGLSNLGDGVRMSAHNYSLAEAMSDVGGRAAALPVPPSTGCVAPGWAPSAVGTGGAVPAGWGWVAPYIGMIWPTGDSGKLRAAAAGWRAAGAKFALAEIAGTAGPMGVIRAQQLPEAGLIEAAFSDAYAATTAVVGQCETIAAQLEGYAARIDAVHRAVLDLLARICDPLTGIKEVWEFLTDQDEDEIARIAHDIAAVIEQFRGEADALGAEIAGVVSQAQTTITTMGRHAAKQWDQFLHANPVGRAVNRHGQQLKGFGEEAFAMAKDSWDLGPLRAPIDPIGWYRAWQEMLTGMAPLVGLGGGDAPAVLESWKQFGKNVIHWDDWKTNPDEAFGKTVFDVATLALPGGPLSKLGSKSRGIVEAMEGLKRPLDPPAPRVEPHTAPPPPRTPRVEPPESGRPAPAPQPNSRLPHSPTESKTPPTDAPAAGEPAKPTGPAPAPAGPRPSAPAAPSEHLPTSHPQPGEAIARAPAPASPGGSPVEPTPAGTHPREPALAATATHPSPPHSIPPANHPPEPPPLGGTPHSGAPGTHPNEPPSSHDGAPHGQGESGDPHETHPSDGDSSPSDDGHGTGVHHEPPKAREVFPDAKPYGELTEHEYRAQFEDDNGKLRYPDQDDPAKPYAIPGTAHSMTEAEIWSLDGRKLDRIGYPGGEWLAPAGTPYEGRSLPHTSLEKPYFAYTVNVNAGLPAGWKLEESLAAPWFGHPGGEPQYKIIAPRDDWPRVQDLIDRGFLTSD; this is translated from the coding sequence ATGGCGCCGCTGGCGGTGGATCCCGCGGCCCTCGATGGTGCGGGTGCCGCGGTGGTGGCCGCGGGTGAGGGTTTGGGGTCGGTGATCGCCGCGCTGACCAGCGGGCTGGCCGGGTGTGCGGGGATGGCCGGTGACGATGCGGCCGGCGTGGTGTTCGGGCGCGCCTATGACCGATCGGCGGCTGCGCTGTTCGAGGCGATGGTGGTCACCCGCAATGGGTTATCCAACCTCGGGGATGGTGTGCGGATGAGCGCGCACAACTATTCGCTGGCCGAGGCGATGTCCGATGTTGGCGGGCGGGCCGCCGCGCTGCCGGTGCCGCCGTCGACTGGCTGTGTTGCGCCGGGTTGGGCCCCGTCGGCGGTCGGTACTGGTGGTGCTGTGCCGGCGGGTTGGGGGTGGGTGGCGCCCTATATCGGGATGATCTGGCCGACGGGCGATTCGGGAAAGTTGCGGGCCGCGGCGGCGGGGTGGCGGGCGGCGGGGGCGAAGTTCGCGCTGGCCGAAATCGCGGGCACAGCCGGCCCGATGGGCGTTATTCGCGCGCAGCAGCTGCCGGAGGCGGGGCTGATCGAGGCGGCGTTTTCTGATGCGTACGCCGCCACCACCGCCGTGGTGGGGCAGTGCGAGACGATCGCGGCGCAGTTGGAGGGTTATGCGGCGCGCATCGACGCGGTGCATCGGGCGGTCCTGGATTTGCTGGCGCGTATTTGTGATCCGCTGACCGGGATCAAAGAGGTCTGGGAGTTTTTGACCGACCAGGACGAAGACGAGATCGCGCGGATCGCCCATGACATCGCCGCGGTCATCGAGCAGTTTCGCGGCGAAGCGGATGCGTTGGGCGCCGAGATCGCCGGCGTGGTTTCTCAGGCGCAGACGACGATCACCACGATGGGCCGCCACGCCGCCAAGCAGTGGGATCAGTTCCTGCATGCCAACCCGGTGGGCCGGGCGGTCAATAGGCATGGGCAGCAACTCAAAGGCTTTGGCGAGGAAGCCTTCGCAATGGCCAAAGATTCGTGGGATCTTGGGCCCTTGCGCGCCCCGATCGATCCGATCGGCTGGTACCGCGCCTGGCAGGAGATGCTGACGGGGATGGCGCCGCTGGTGGGCCTCGGCGGCGGGGATGCTCCCGCGGTCCTGGAATCGTGGAAGCAGTTCGGTAAGAACGTCATCCATTGGGATGACTGGAAAACCAACCCCGATGAGGCGTTCGGCAAGACCGTGTTCGATGTCGCGACACTGGCTTTGCCCGGCGGGCCGCTTTCGAAGCTGGGCAGCAAAAGCCGCGGGATTGTCGAGGCGATGGAGGGGCTCAAGAGGCCGCTTGACCCGCCCGCCCCGCGAGTGGAACCGCACACCGCGCCTCCGCCACCGCGAACGCCACGGGTCGAACCGCCAGAATCCGGCCGCCCGGCACCCGCGCCGCAGCCCAACAGTCGGCTGCCACACAGCCCCACCGAATCCAAGACACCACCCACCGACGCGCCCGCCGCCGGCGAGCCAGCCAAACCGACCGGGCCGGCCCCAGCGCCGGCAGGTCCCCGGCCATCCGCACCCGCCGCACCCAGCGAACACCTACCGACGAGCCATCCGCAGCCGGGCGAAGCTATCGCTCGTGCACCGGCGCCGGCTTCCCCTGGCGGATCTCCCGTCGAACCGACACCAGCCGGCACGCACCCACGGGAGCCCGCACTCGCAGCGACGGCAACCCACCCATCACCCCCACATTCCATCCCTCCGGCCAACCACCCACCCGAACCACCACCTCTCGGCGGCACACCCCACAGCGGGGCGCCGGGCACACACCCCAACGAACCACCGTCGAGTCACGACGGCGCTCCTCACGGACAAGGCGAAAGCGGGGATCCGCATGAAACGCATCCATCGGACGGTGACAGCTCACCTAGCGACGACGGTCATGGCACCGGTGTCCACCATGAGCCTCCCAAGGCCAGGGAAGTTTTTCCTGATGCGAAACCTTACGGCGAGCTCACCGAGCATGAGTATCGAGCACAATTTGAAGATGACAATGGTAAGTTGAGATATCCCGATCAAGATGATCCCGCCAAGCCCTACGCAATTCCAGGCACTGCCCACAGTATGACTGAGGCAGAAATCTGGTCTTTGGATGGAAGGAAACTCGATCGGATTGGCTATCCCGGCGGGGAATGGCTGGCACCGGCAGGAACTCCTTATGAAGGCCGATCGCTTCCCCACACCAGTTTAGAAAAGCCGTACTTTGCTTATACGGTTAACGTCAACGCCGGCCTACCGGCTGGATGGAAACTTGAGGAATCCCTTGCAGCGCCATGGTTTGGACACCCGGGCGGCGAACCGCAGTATAAGATTATTGCCCCACGAGATGACTGGCCTAGGGTCCAGGACCTCATTGACAGAGGGTTCTTGACGAGTGACTAA
- a CDS encoding DUF5631 domain-containing protein: MLVEAVRCRGGLPRIAQVIVVPAVRKTGVLDNEAELLRDRVAAVQESVLNGYPGHDQALVGGFPISHLPTACPGGRDLAQAGSRCPAIRSAT, translated from the coding sequence GTGTTGGTTGAGGCTGTGCGCTGCCGCGGCGGTCTGCCGCGGATAGCCCAGGTCATCGTGGTGCCGGCCGTGCGCAAAACCGGTGTGCTCGACAACGAAGCCGAACTGCTGCGCGACCGCGTCGCCGCAGTTCAAGAGTCGGTGCTCAACGGTTACCCCGGTCACGACCAAGCCCTTGTTGGTGGGTTCCCGATTTCGCATCTGCCGACGGCATGCCCGGGTGGGCGCGATCTGGCGCAAGCGGGAAGCCGGTGTCCGGCGATACGATCTGCCACGTGA
- a CDS encoding putative alpha/beta hydrolase, with translation MRRWRWSATPLTNADRPALDALITALEEQAIDDTKATLGQVKSIRSGYADRLEQSPGNLRVNGYDPTAIQALDAPESPVKPEEPIEIPSSDTDRSGGTRCARNNGTS, from the coding sequence GTGAGGCGCTGGAGATGGAGCGCAACACCCCTCACCAACGCGGACAGGCCAGCGCTCGATGCGCTCATTACCGCCCTTGAAGAGCAAGCCATCGACGACACCAAAGCCACCCTGGGCCAGGTGAAGTCGATACGCAGCGGGTATGCGGACCGCTTGGAGCAATCCCCGGGGAACCTGCGTGTCAACGGATACGACCCCACGGCCATCCAGGCGTTGGACGCGCCCGAATCCCCCGTGAAACCCGAAGAGCCGATTGAGATTCCGTCGTCGGACACCGACCGCAGTGGTGGGACTCGCTGCGCCAGGAACAACGGGACCAGCTGA
- a CDS encoding WXG100 family type VII secretion target — protein sequence MAEPFRVDPAALADAVERMAEFGRHAESMLAEIDSVVARLHATWTAQAAAAHAEAHRHWAVGEAMMRQALAALRAAGQGAHANYRGVVSTNVGMWS from the coding sequence ATGGCTGAGCCGTTTCGGGTGGATCCGGCGGCGCTGGCGGACGCGGTGGAGCGGATGGCCGAGTTCGGGCGTCATGCCGAGAGCATGCTCGCCGAAATCGACTCTGTGGTGGCCCGCCTGCATGCGACGTGGACGGCGCAGGCTGCGGCGGCTCATGCGGAGGCGCACCGGCATTGGGCTGTTGGTGAGGCGATGATGCGCCAGGCGTTGGCTGCGTTGCGGGCGGCGGGGCAGGGCGCGCACGCCAATTACCGCGGCGTGGTGTCCACGAATGTGGGCATGTGGTCGTGA
- a CDS encoding DUF5632 domain-containing protein, whose protein sequence is MPGAPSLSPAAVGQGVSPGSIGQSLATGMVTGQPAAAGAQSLSEGAMSAIQSGSAPAPQAAAPMTAPAPPAPLAMAAGIESAATHGPVDAPSNTPNSPPASTANSVPVAPAVLTAGPVSAPAAPAGGPAVPAGPLPAYGSDLRPPVVAAPATTPATAAPVSGAPVASSAASSASAGGAVVSPVERAAAKAAAGQAGAGSASMVGASAVSATAGASAGAVSAGVAEQQRLQRMVDAVARQEPRLWWAAGLREDGITSLLVTDLAGGWIPPHVRLPANVTLLEPTARRRDAGVVDLLGAAATVCRG, encoded by the coding sequence ATGCCGGGTGCGCCGTCGTTGTCGCCGGCGGCCGTCGGCCAGGGCGTGTCGCCCGGGTCGATTGGGCAATCGTTGGCGACCGGGATGGTGACGGGGCAGCCGGCCGCGGCTGGTGCGCAGTCGCTGTCGGAGGGGGCGATGAGCGCGATCCAGTCGGGGTCGGCTCCTGCGCCGCAGGCTGCTGCTCCGATGACGGCGCCGGCGCCGCCGGCGCCGCTGGCCATGGCTGCCGGTATCGAATCGGCCGCTACACACGGTCCAGTGGATGCGCCGTCGAACACCCCCAACTCCCCGCCGGCGTCGACCGCGAATAGTGTCCCGGTCGCGCCGGCGGTGCTGACCGCCGGGCCGGTGTCGGCACCCGCAGCGCCGGCGGGCGGCCCGGCCGTGCCCGCCGGGCCGCTGCCGGCGTACGGCTCAGACCTACGCCCACCTGTCGTAGCGGCCCCCGCCACGACCCCGGCCACGGCCGCGCCGGTCTCCGGCGCGCCGGTGGCATCCTCGGCGGCGTCGTCTGCGTCGGCCGGGGGCGCGGTGGTTTCTCCGGTGGAACGCGCGGCCGCGAAAGCCGCGGCTGGCCAGGCCGGCGCGGGCTCGGCGTCGATGGTCGGCGCATCGGCGGTTTCGGCCACAGCCGGGGCGTCGGCCGGCGCGGTGTCGGCCGGGGTGGCCGAGCAGCAACGGCTGCAGCGGATGGTGGATGCGGTGGCCCGCCAGGAACCGCGCCTGTGGTGGGCGGCCGGGCTGCGCGAGGACGGCATCACCAGCCTGCTGGTCACCGATCTGGCCGGCGGCTGGATTCCACCCCATGTGCGATTGCCCGCGAACGTGACGCTGCTGGAGCCAACCGCACGACGCCGCGATGCCGGCGTCGTCGATTTGCTGGGCGCCGCCGCGACGGTCTGCCGCGGATAG
- a CDS encoding WXG100 family type VII secretion target, which translates to MGADETLRVDPVVMQGFAASLGGAAEHLAAQLAWLDAEVGEMLGGWRGVSGGAYGAAWELWHRGAGEVGVGLSMLAGLIAEAGAGYQRNETASARALGGVGDG; encoded by the coding sequence GTGGGTGCTGACGAGACGTTGCGAGTAGATCCGGTGGTGATGCAGGGTTTCGCCGCGTCGCTGGGTGGTGCGGCCGAGCATCTTGCGGCGCAGTTGGCTTGGCTGGATGCCGAGGTTGGCGAGATGTTGGGCGGGTGGCGTGGGGTGTCGGGGGGTGCGTATGGGGCGGCGTGGGAGTTGTGGCATCGCGGGGCTGGTGAGGTGGGGGTGGGGTTGTCGATGCTGGCGGGGTTGATCGCCGAGGCCGGGGCGGGATATCAACGCAATGAGACCGCGTCCGCGCGGGCGTTGGGTGGGGTCGGCGATGGCTGA